A genomic region of Saccopteryx bilineata isolate mSacBil1 chromosome 1, mSacBil1_pri_phased_curated, whole genome shotgun sequence contains the following coding sequences:
- the NHERF4 gene encoding LOW QUALITY PROTEIN: Na(+)/H(+) exchange regulatory cofactor NHE-RF4 (The sequence of the model RefSeq protein was modified relative to this genomic sequence to represent the inferred CDS: substituted 1 base at 1 genomic stop codon) yields the protein MEGVGNAPLSPXPLSCQADLRDTASLTLKFEFNPKLGIDNPALSLAEDHSSSDLWSLEQRPRFCLLSKEEGKSFGFHLQQELGRASHVCNVEPGTSAQQQGLQEGDRILGVNNHVVEHEDSQVVARHIRASGPRVLLTVLAQHVYDAARAQQGKAVLLCPTFSQGVRPRLCHIVKDEGGFGFSVTHEYLGSFWLVLSTGGAAERAGVPPGARLLEVNGVSVDKFTHYQLSRKLWQSGDQVTLLVAGPEVEEQCRLLGMPLAAPLAEGWALPSKPRCLHLEKGPQGFGFLLREEKGFDGRPGQFLWEVDPGLPAERAGMQAGDRLVAVAGESVEGLGHEETVSRILAQGSRVSLTVVDPEADRFFSMVRLSPLLFLESTEAPASPQDTCSASPVETKDPPIEDTALPPAPCGSRQCFLYPGPGSGYGFRLRLSHVASGPCLFISQVTRGGSAAQAGLQRGDVVLEVNGYSVDGENDLEKLQQLAEAEPPLCLKLVTRSGF from the exons ATGGAAGGGGTAGGGAATGCGCCTCTCTCCCCCTAACCCCTTTCTTGTCAAGCAGATCTCCGGGACACAGCTTCGTTAACTCT GAAGTTTGAGTTTAACCCGAAGCTGGGCATTGATAATCCTGCCTTGTCCCTGGCCGAAGATCACAGCTCCTCTG ATCTCTGGAGCCTGGAGCAGCGACCTCGCTTCTGTCTGTTGAGTAAAGAGGAAGGCAAGAGCTTTGGCTTCCATCTACAGCAGGAGCTGGGCAGGGCCAGTCATGTGTGCAATGTGGAGCCAGGCACCTCTGCCCAGCAGCAGGGTCTTCAGGAAGGAGACCGGATCCTGGGGGTGAACAACCATGTTGTGGAACATGAAGACTCTCAGGTG GTGGCACGCCATATCCGGGCCAGTGGTCCTCGGGTGCTGCTGACAGTTTTGGCGCAGCACGTATATGATGCGGCCCGAGCGCAGCAAGGGAAGGCTGTCCTCCTCTGTCCTACTTTCAGCCAAGGGGTCCGGCCCCGTCTGTGCCACATAGTGAAAGATGAGGGTGGTTTTGGCTTTAGTGTCACACACG AATATCTGGGTTCTTTCTGGTTGGTGCTGAGTACTGGAGGAGCAGCTGAgcgggcaggggtgccccctggTGCCCGACTGTTAGAAGTGAATGGGGTCAGTGTGGACAAGTTCACTCATTACCAACTCAGCAGGAAG CTTTGGCAGAGTGGAGATCAGGTGACCCTGCTGGTGGCAGGGCCAGAGGTGGAGGAACAGTGCCGTCTACTGGGAATGCCTCTGGCTGCACCcctggcagagggctgggcactGCCCAGCAAACCCCGCTGTCTGCACCTAGAGAAAGGGCCCCAGGGCTTCGGGTTCCTGCTTCGGGAGGAGAAAGGCTTTGATGGTCGCCCCG GGCAGTTCCTTTGGGAGGTGGACCCAGGACTGCCTGCTGAGAGGGCTGGGATGCAGGCTGGGGACCGGCTGGTGGCTGTGGCTGGGGAGAGCGTGGAGGGGCTGGGCCATGAGGAGACGGTGTCTAGGATCCTGGCGCAGGGCTCCCGTGTCTCCCTCACTGTTGTTGACCCTGAGGCTGACCGCTTCTTCAGCATG GTTCGCTTGTCCCCACTCCTCTTCCTGGAGAGCACAGAGGCTCCTGCCTCTCCCCAGGACACTTGCTCAGCCTCTCCGGTTGAGACCAAGGACCCACCAATTGAAGACACAGCTTTGCCTCCTGCCCCGTGTGGCTCCCGCCAGTGCTTCTTGTACCCTGGGCCTGGCAGTGGCTATGGCTTCCGACTCAGACTCAGCCATGTAGCCAGTGGGCCTTGTCTCTTCATCTCCCAG GTGACTCGAGGAGGCTCAGCGGCCCAGGCAGGGCTGCAGAGGGGAGATGTGGTTTTGGAGGTGAATGGGTATTCTGTGGATGGAGAGAATGATCTGGAAAAGCTTCAACAGCTGGCTGAGGCTGAGCCACCTCTGTGCCTGAAACTGGTGACCAG GAGCGGGTTCTAG